The following proteins are encoded in a genomic region of Pseudoxanthomonas suwonensis 11-1:
- a CDS encoding LysR family transcriptional regulator: protein MPRPPLPLNALRAFEAAARHQNLTRAALELCVSQAALSHQIRTLEQRLGVALFHRLPRGVALTEEGAALYPVLQDAFDRIAEGMQRFLGAEDRQVLTVAAVATFAAGWLLPRLPAFEQAHPDIEVRVQTHNNRIDLASEGLDLAIRFGDGDWQGHESTAVLDTRFAPLCAPEVAARLREPANLATVPLLRSYRADEWPRWLAAAGASGVEARGPVFDSSLALAAAASAGAGVALLPLRMFERELADDRLLQPFATTVELGRYWLTRLRSRTEREPARRFRLWLAEQGRTGV from the coding sequence ATGCCCCGTCCACCGCTTCCGCTCAACGCGCTGCGCGCGTTCGAGGCCGCCGCCCGCCACCAGAACCTCACCCGCGCCGCGCTGGAGCTGTGCGTGAGCCAGGCTGCGCTGAGCCACCAGATCCGCACGCTGGAGCAGCGCCTGGGCGTTGCCCTGTTCCACCGCCTGCCGCGCGGCGTGGCGTTGACCGAGGAGGGCGCGGCGCTCTATCCGGTGCTGCAGGACGCGTTCGACCGCATCGCCGAAGGCATGCAGCGCTTCCTCGGCGCCGAGGACCGCCAGGTGCTGACCGTGGCCGCGGTGGCGACCTTCGCCGCCGGCTGGCTGCTGCCACGACTGCCGGCGTTCGAGCAGGCGCACCCGGATATCGAAGTGCGGGTGCAGACCCACAACAACCGCATCGACCTGGCCAGCGAGGGCCTGGACCTGGCGATCCGCTTCGGCGACGGCGACTGGCAGGGCCACGAATCCACCGCGGTGCTGGATACCCGGTTCGCACCGCTGTGCGCGCCGGAAGTGGCCGCGCGCCTGCGCGAACCGGCCAACCTGGCCACGGTCCCCCTGCTGCGCTCCTACCGCGCCGACGAGTGGCCGCGCTGGCTGGCCGCGGCCGGGGCCAGTGGCGTGGAAGCACGCGGGCCGGTGTTCGATTCCTCGCTGGCGCTGGCGGCCGCCGCATCGGCCGGTGCCGGCGTGGCCCTGCTGCCGCTGCGCATGTTCGAGCGCGAGCTCGCCGATGACCGGCTGCTGCAGCCGTTCGCCACGACCGTGGAGCTGGGACGCTACTGGCTCACCCGCCTGCGCTCGCGCACCGAGCGCGAACCGGCACGGCGATTCCGGCTGTGGCTGGCGGAGCAGGGACGGACCGGGGTGTAG
- a CDS encoding ABC-F family ATP-binding cassette domain-containing protein — MISLRNFALRRGERLLLSNVDLALHAGYRVGVVGRNGTGKSSLFAAIKGELEADKGDVDLPGKVRIASVAQETPSLPDPALEFVLGGDAVIAAVLREEAEANAREDWEAVANAHQKLAELNGYDAEARAGKLLHGLGFPADTHQRPVSSFSGGWRVRLNLARALMMPSDLLLLDEPTNHLDLDAVYWLEQWLLKYPGTLLLISHDREFLDNVATHTLHLHGGNARLYVGGYTDFERQRAEQLRQQQIAHEKEQAERAHLQSFIDRFKAKASKARQAQSRMKRLAKLAGTEAVRSEREFTIQFAPPNRLPHSLIRIQDAQCGYAAEPGSGKPPAVILHDVGFGLEAGDRIGLLGPNGAGKTTLVRTLVGELPPLVGERNAHPDLRIGYFAQHTVESLHEGQSPIDHFRDISPDSPTQAFRDFLGKWNFPGDRAFEPVDGFSGGERARLALALIAWQQPNVLLLDEPTNHLDLEMREALAEALADFDGAIVMVSHDRHLIGLVCDTFWRVADGVVEPFAGDLDDYAAWLRTRPVAQGTRARLEQAAAEAPAPTPAPAAPAPAKKPANPVKLAAAEKKVAELEAQLAGLDAQLADPAVMADAARLADLARDREALAARLEQAEQAWLEMLD, encoded by the coding sequence ATGATTTCCCTGCGCAACTTCGCCCTGCGCCGCGGCGAACGCCTGCTGCTGTCCAATGTCGACCTGGCCCTGCACGCCGGATACCGGGTGGGCGTGGTCGGCCGCAACGGCACCGGCAAGTCCAGCCTGTTCGCCGCCATCAAGGGTGAGCTGGAGGCCGACAAGGGCGACGTCGACCTGCCCGGCAAGGTGCGGATCGCCTCGGTCGCGCAGGAAACGCCTTCGCTGCCGGATCCGGCGCTGGAGTTCGTGCTCGGCGGCGACGCGGTGATCGCCGCGGTGCTGCGCGAGGAGGCCGAGGCCAATGCGCGCGAGGACTGGGAGGCGGTGGCCAACGCCCACCAGAAGCTGGCCGAGCTCAACGGCTACGACGCCGAGGCCCGCGCCGGCAAGCTGCTGCACGGCCTGGGCTTCCCGGCCGACACCCACCAGCGCCCGGTGTCCTCGTTCTCCGGCGGCTGGCGCGTGCGCCTGAACCTGGCCCGCGCGCTGATGATGCCCTCGGACCTGCTGCTGCTGGACGAGCCGACCAACCACCTGGACCTGGACGCGGTCTACTGGCTGGAACAGTGGTTGCTGAAGTATCCGGGCACCCTGCTGCTGATCTCGCACGACCGCGAGTTCCTGGACAACGTCGCCACCCACACCCTGCACCTGCATGGCGGCAACGCCAGGCTGTACGTGGGCGGCTACACCGACTTCGAGCGCCAGCGCGCCGAGCAGCTGCGCCAGCAGCAGATCGCGCACGAGAAGGAGCAGGCCGAGCGCGCCCACCTGCAGAGCTTCATCGACCGCTTCAAGGCCAAGGCCTCCAAGGCGCGCCAGGCGCAGAGCCGGATGAAGCGCCTGGCCAAGCTGGCCGGTACCGAGGCGGTGCGCTCGGAGCGCGAGTTCACCATCCAGTTCGCCCCGCCGAACCGGCTGCCGCATTCGCTGATCCGGATCCAGGACGCGCAGTGCGGCTATGCCGCCGAACCGGGCAGCGGCAAGCCGCCGGCGGTGATCCTGCACGACGTCGGCTTCGGCCTGGAGGCGGGCGACCGCATCGGCCTGCTCGGCCCCAACGGCGCCGGCAAGACCACCCTGGTGCGCACCCTGGTCGGCGAGCTGCCGCCGCTGGTGGGCGAGCGCAATGCGCACCCGGACCTGCGCATCGGCTACTTCGCCCAGCACACGGTCGAATCGCTGCACGAGGGCCAGTCGCCGATCGACCACTTCCGCGATATCTCGCCGGACAGCCCGACCCAGGCCTTCCGCGATTTCCTCGGCAAGTGGAACTTCCCCGGCGACCGCGCCTTCGAGCCGGTGGACGGCTTCTCCGGCGGCGAGCGCGCGCGCCTGGCCCTGGCCCTGATCGCCTGGCAGCAGCCCAACGTGCTGCTGCTGGACGAGCCGACCAACCACCTGGACCTGGAGATGCGCGAGGCCCTGGCCGAGGCGCTGGCGGACTTCGACGGCGCGATCGTGATGGTCAGCCACGACCGCCACCTGATCGGCCTGGTCTGCGACACCTTCTGGCGCGTGGCCGACGGCGTGGTCGAGCCGTTCGCCGGCGACCTCGACGACTACGCCGCCTGGCTGCGCACCCGCCCGGTGGCGCAGGGCACCCGCGCGCGCCTGGAGCAGGCCGCCGCCGAGGCCCCGGCACCCACGCCGGCGCCCGCCGCGCCGGCACCGGCGAAGAAGCCGGCCAACCCGGTCAAGCTGGCCGCTGCCGAGAAGAAGGTCGCCGAGCTGGAAGCGCAGCTGGCCGGGCTCGATGCCCAGCTGGCCGACCCGGCGGTCATGGCCGACGCCGCCCGCCTGGCCGACCTGGCCCGCGACCGCGAAGCCCTGGCCGCGCGCCTGGAACAGGCCGAGCAGGCCTGGCTGGAAATGCTGGATTGA
- a CDS encoding TonB-dependent receptor plug domain-containing protein: protein MALKPHLLAAAVTTALLAAAPAAQAQEAGEAASRSPTVLDTLIVTGTRIADRTVAESQSPIDIITPEALSATGTTELATALARALPSLNFPRPAMADGTSGVRPAQLRGLSPDQVLVLVNGKRRHVSALVNVNGTIGRGSSAVDLNAIPVAAIERVEVLRDGASAQYGSDAIAGVVNIVLKGAGEGGSLVAAGGEYSEGDGTQWQLSGDAGLGLRRDGGTVHLAAQVGHQDPTNRSGPYQGTAPHTGNFPGVGERGFRFGEAEVDQFAVSANAAFNVGERSQVYLTAIASDRDITSFAFYRSRNHSGQGNLLAQVYPEGYVPEINQDAKDRSAVLGYKGSSDNGWTWDLSYSYGNNDLDFHTRNTINYALGVDSPRSFHAGRLEYSQDVFNADFSKALDLGLAYPATLSLGAEYREEEWRQSAGEPDSYFGSGAQGFGGFTPRNAGSYQRDSHAVYAGLEADLTDRFSAGIAGRYEDYSDFGSETSGKLSARYAFSDAVALRATVASGFRAPALAQQNYQAVTTNINNSVVTETGTFPASGAVAQALGAEPLTAETSLSYSVGLVLQPAERVYVTVDAYQIDIDDRIVLSSNLNLVGNQAAQDLLASLGINGVTAARYFNNAIDTRTRGVDVVGTWSVPLAASSLDLTASYNHNKTEVTRIAPNPPALASLGANLERIGRDERGRIEEGTPRDKFALGALWKLAQWDFSANATRYGEFTSRHASIAAQDQTYSARWTLDTAVSFRPATGWTLTLGADNVLDEYPEETIFVNSTSGMIPYSLYSPFGFNGRYVYGRVGYAW, encoded by the coding sequence ATGGCCCTGAAGCCCCACCTTCTCGCCGCCGCCGTGACCACCGCCCTGCTTGCCGCCGCTCCCGCGGCCCAAGCCCAGGAGGCCGGCGAAGCCGCCAGCCGCAGCCCCACCGTGCTGGACACCCTGATCGTCACCGGCACCCGCATCGCCGACCGCACCGTGGCCGAGTCGCAGTCGCCGATCGACATCATCACCCCCGAGGCGCTGTCGGCCACCGGCACCACCGAGCTGGCCACCGCCCTGGCCCGTGCCCTGCCCTCGCTGAACTTCCCGCGCCCGGCCATGGCCGACGGCACCAGCGGCGTGCGCCCGGCGCAGCTGCGCGGCCTGTCGCCGGACCAGGTGCTGGTGCTGGTCAACGGCAAGCGCCGCCACGTCTCGGCCCTGGTCAACGTCAACGGCACCATCGGCCGTGGCTCCTCGGCGGTGGACCTCAACGCCATCCCGGTGGCGGCGATCGAGCGGGTGGAGGTGCTGCGTGACGGGGCCTCGGCCCAGTACGGCTCGGACGCGATCGCCGGCGTAGTCAACATCGTGCTCAAGGGCGCCGGCGAAGGCGGCAGCCTGGTCGCCGCCGGCGGCGAGTACTCCGAGGGCGACGGCACCCAGTGGCAGCTGTCCGGCGATGCCGGCCTGGGCCTGCGCCGCGACGGCGGCACCGTACACCTGGCCGCCCAGGTCGGGCACCAGGACCCGACCAACCGCTCCGGCCCCTACCAGGGCACCGCGCCGCACACCGGCAACTTCCCCGGCGTGGGCGAGCGCGGGTTCCGCTTCGGCGAAGCCGAGGTCGACCAGTTCGCGGTCTCGGCCAATGCCGCGTTCAACGTCGGCGAGCGCTCGCAGGTCTACCTGACCGCCATCGCCAGCGACCGCGACATCACCTCGTTCGCCTTCTACCGCTCGCGCAACCACAGCGGCCAGGGCAACCTGCTGGCCCAGGTCTACCCGGAAGGATATGTGCCGGAGATCAACCAGGACGCGAAAGACCGGAGCGCGGTGCTGGGTTACAAGGGCAGCAGCGACAATGGCTGGACCTGGGACCTGAGCTACAGCTACGGCAACAACGACCTCGACTTCCACACCCGCAACACCATCAACTACGCCCTGGGCGTGGACAGCCCGCGCAGCTTCCATGCCGGCCGCCTCGAGTACTCGCAGGACGTGTTCAACGCCGATTTCTCCAAGGCGCTGGACCTGGGCCTGGCCTACCCGGCGACCCTGTCGCTGGGCGCCGAGTACCGCGAGGAGGAGTGGCGCCAGAGCGCCGGCGAGCCGGACTCGTACTTCGGCAGCGGCGCACAGGGCTTCGGCGGCTTCACCCCGCGCAACGCCGGCAGCTACCAGCGCGACAGCCATGCGGTGTATGCCGGCCTGGAGGCGGACCTGACCGACCGTTTCTCCGCGGGCATCGCCGGCCGCTACGAGGACTATTCGGACTTCGGCAGCGAGACCTCGGGCAAGCTGTCGGCGCGATACGCCTTCAGCGACGCGGTCGCCCTGCGCGCCACCGTGGCCAGCGGCTTCCGCGCCCCGGCCCTGGCCCAGCAGAACTACCAGGCGGTCACCACCAACATCAACAACAGCGTCGTCACCGAGACCGGCACCTTCCCGGCCAGCGGAGCAGTGGCCCAGGCCCTGGGCGCCGAGCCGCTGACGGCCGAGACCTCGCTGTCCTACAGCGTCGGCCTGGTGTTGCAGCCTGCCGAGCGCGTGTACGTCACCGTCGACGCCTACCAGATCGACATCGACGACCGCATCGTCCTGTCCTCCAACCTCAACCTGGTCGGCAACCAGGCCGCGCAGGACCTGCTGGCCAGCCTGGGCATCAACGGGGTGACCGCGGCGCGCTACTTCAACAACGCCATCGACACCCGCACCCGCGGCGTGGACGTGGTCGGCACCTGGTCGGTGCCGCTGGCCGCCTCCAGCCTGGACCTGACCGCCAGCTACAACCACAACAAGACCGAGGTCACCCGGATCGCGCCCAACCCGCCGGCCCTGGCCAGCCTGGGCGCCAACCTGGAGCGCATCGGCCGCGACGAGCGCGGCCGCATCGAGGAAGGCACCCCGCGCGACAAGTTCGCCCTGGGCGCGCTGTGGAAGCTGGCGCAGTGGGACTTCAGCGCCAACGCCACCCGCTACGGCGAGTTCACCAGCCGGCACGCCAGCATCGCGGCGCAGGACCAGACCTACAGCGCCAGGTGGACCCTGGACACCGCGGTGAGCTTCCGCCCGGCCACCGGCTGGACCCTCACCCTGGGCGCGGACAACGTGCTGGACGAGTACCCAGAGGAGACGATCTTCGTGAACTCCACCTCCGGCATGATCCCGTACAGCCTGTACTCGCCGTTCGGCTTCAACGGCCGCTACGTGTACGGCCGGGTGGGCTACGCCTGGTAA